In a genomic window of Nyctibius grandis isolate bNycGra1 chromosome 4, bNycGra1.pri, whole genome shotgun sequence:
- the MRPL21 gene encoding large ribosomal subunit protein bL21m isoform X2 encodes MIAAGQYGRLFAVVHFASKQWKITSEDLIMMDNVLEAECGDRIRMEKVLLVGADDFTLIGRPLLGKELVRVEATVVEKTESWPKINMRFWKRHNYQRKRIIINPQTVLRINTIEVFPCLS; translated from the exons ATGATCGCAGCCGGGCAGTACGGAAGGCTCTTTGCTGTGGTCCACTTTGCCAGCAAGCAGTGGAAAATAACCAGTGAGGACCTGATTATGATGGACAACGTACTGGAGGCTGAATGTGGAGACCGGATCCGGATGGAAAAG GTTTTGCTGGTTGGTGCTGACGACTTCACGCTTATTGGAAGGCCGCTTCTGGG gaaagagcTCGTTCGTGTGGAGGCTACAGTGGTTGAAAAGACGGAGTCGTGGCCGAAAATTAACATGCGCTTTTGGAAGAGGCACAACTATCAAAGGAAGAGAA tcATTATCAACCCACAGACCGTCCTTCGGATAAACACCATAGAAGTTTTCCCCTGTTTGTCGTGA
- the LOC137661976 gene encoding ras-related and estrogen-regulated growth inhibitor-like isoform X2: MSFPRPLRRSVSLSPARTLRLVVLGQSAVGKTALTVRFITRRFIGDYDPTLEMIYRHVAVIDGEMAHFEILDTAGQEEDSLQIEEKIKWGDGFAVVYSVTDRCSFDEVMRLCFLINHLHSSPKRSGGSDQPPVVIVGNKKDLQFDRMVSTEDGENLSKALKLPFYEISTRDSYEETVAVFNTLYQELMRQGHFSPGSFKRRTVSKLMEKIPKMQASSTLSSAGRSLSFNSFRDYIPE; the protein is encoded by the exons atGAGCTTCCCCCGGCCCCTGCGCCGCTCCGTGAGCCTCAGCCCGGCCCGGACCCTGCGCCTCGTCGTGCTGGGGCAGAGCGCCGTGGGCAAGACAG CGTTGACCGTAAGGTTCATCACCAGGAGGTTCATCGGAGACTACGACCCAACCCTAG AAATGATCTACAGACACGTGGCCGTCATCGACGGGGAGATGGCGCACTTTGAGATCCTCGATACGGCCGGGCAG gaggaggatTCCCTGCAGATAGAGGAGAAGATCAAGTGGGGCGACGGCTTCGCCGTGGTCTACTCGGTGACGGACCGGTGCAGCTTCGATGAGGTCATGCGGCTGTGCTTCCTCATCAACCACCTCCACTCCAGCCCCAAGcggagcggcggcagcgacCAGCCCCCCGTCGTCATCGTGGGCAACAAGAAGGACTTGCAGTTCGACAGGATGGTGTCCACGGAGGACGGGGAAAACCTCTCCAAAGCCTTGAAGCTTCCTTTCTACGAGATCTCCACCCGGGACAGCTACGAAGAGACCGTGGCGGTGTTCAACACCCTCTACCAGGAGCTCATGAGACAGGGGCACTTCTCCCCGGGCTCCTTCAAGAGGAGGACAGTGTCGAAGCTGATGGAGAAGATCCCCAAGATGCAAGCCAGCTCCACCTTGAGCTCAGCGGGCCGGAGCCTCAGCTTTAACTCCTTCAGGGACTACATCCCCGAGTGA
- the LOC137661976 gene encoding ras-related and estrogen-regulated growth inhibitor-like isoform X1, which translates to MSFPRPLRRSVSLSPARTLRLVVLGQSAVGKTGLLLFFTALTVRFITRRFIGDYDPTLEMIYRHVAVIDGEMAHFEILDTAGQEEDSLQIEEKIKWGDGFAVVYSVTDRCSFDEVMRLCFLINHLHSSPKRSGGSDQPPVVIVGNKKDLQFDRMVSTEDGENLSKALKLPFYEISTRDSYEETVAVFNTLYQELMRQGHFSPGSFKRRTVSKLMEKIPKMQASSTLSSAGRSLSFNSFRDYIPE; encoded by the exons atGAGCTTCCCCCGGCCCCTGCGCCGCTCCGTGAGCCTCAGCCCGGCCCGGACCCTGCGCCTCGTCGTGCTGGGGCAGAGCGCCGTGGGCAAGACAG gtttgttgttgttttttacaGCGTTGACCGTAAGGTTCATCACCAGGAGGTTCATCGGAGACTACGACCCAACCCTAG AAATGATCTACAGACACGTGGCCGTCATCGACGGGGAGATGGCGCACTTTGAGATCCTCGATACGGCCGGGCAG gaggaggatTCCCTGCAGATAGAGGAGAAGATCAAGTGGGGCGACGGCTTCGCCGTGGTCTACTCGGTGACGGACCGGTGCAGCTTCGATGAGGTCATGCGGCTGTGCTTCCTCATCAACCACCTCCACTCCAGCCCCAAGcggagcggcggcagcgacCAGCCCCCCGTCGTCATCGTGGGCAACAAGAAGGACTTGCAGTTCGACAGGATGGTGTCCACGGAGGACGGGGAAAACCTCTCCAAAGCCTTGAAGCTTCCTTTCTACGAGATCTCCACCCGGGACAGCTACGAAGAGACCGTGGCGGTGTTCAACACCCTCTACCAGGAGCTCATGAGACAGGGGCACTTCTCCCCGGGCTCCTTCAAGAGGAGGACAGTGTCGAAGCTGATGGAGAAGATCCCCAAGATGCAAGCCAGCTCCACCTTGAGCTCAGCGGGCCGGAGCCTCAGCTTTAACTCCTTCAGGGACTACATCCCCGAGTGA
- the LOC137661931 gene encoding SITS-binding protein-like, with protein sequence MPLARPTGQIPDAAWTSGFREMTEPWKGAVGCLGVAVFFAMTIGIISWQALEQPPEEWVLRGRAGGVLWERRRGALLLRATPAGRPVALIVVGGVPAAEPPPPRDRCWQDGGQFCYAWEEDAELRLSLEPSPDPATECYGVRWTPLRPDVVLKDCFSMANVSWYGGASTRAQRWPLNGAASPAQPFVSGDFGTNPDGYGPLLERYFLGSTGVTVTVPPDIPLLLSLESDRHFCLATPAGRAAVPLRYLLCVSPDVAAAHRHVGSQLGGQARALPDTALLGSPIWRYRGPEGSAAKIKRGLRSLARRLKRHRLQEGVLALGEHGTTVLAAADPAAPEQRGWHGSPHAWDPSAMDPLQLAVTLSPYASIASPLFLRSLRDGDAASPWLSLRPRFGGCSVPLLTTWKGQLCARLNVTSEAALSWYLARVRRLRQALGAAYVAVEGAEGNTFLERAVPPPAELAGDRYTEVLAAALATLGNATVISAGARSSHLPLFIQMSPRRSDWSHAGLKGIIPSVLHYSLLGYNFFIPDAVGGSLAGDAPGDPELYVRWLQIVTFLPVMAFSTPPWLCCDAWVLNLTRQCIRRHRDFVVPVLIKYSEEWLRVGYPIFRPAWWLSPTDPTAFTVEDEFLIGDEVLVAPITEKGQTWRDIYLPGEGHRWMDTTTARVFDGGTVLRNYSASLAEVPVFVKTS encoded by the exons ATGCCCCTCGCCCGCCCCACCGGCCAAATCCCCGACGCCGCGTGGACCTCGGGCTTCAGGGAGATGACGGAGCCCTGGAAAGGCGCCGTGGGCTGCCTCGGCGTGGCCGTCTTCTTCGCCATGACCATCGGCATCATCTCCTGGCAGGCGCTGGAGCAGCCGCCGGAGGAGTGGGTGCTGCGGGGCCGCGCCGGCGGGGTGCTgtgggagcggcggcggggcgcccTGCTCCTGCGGGCCAcgccggcggggcggccggTGGCCCTGATCGTGGTGGGCGGCGTGCCGGCCGccgagccgcccccgccgcgggacCGCTGCTGGCAGGACGGCGGGCAGTTCTGCTACGCCTGGGAGGAGGACGCCGAGCTCCGGCTCTCCCTCGAGCCCTCGCCGGACCCCGCCACCGAGTGCTACGGCGTCCGCTGGACCCCGCTGCGCCCCGACGTGGTGCTGAAG GATTGCTTCTCCATGGCCAACGTCTCGTGGTACGGCGGGGCCAGCACCCGCGCCCAGCGCTGGCCGCTCAACGGTGCCGCCAGCCCCGCGCAGCCCTTCGTCAGCGGCGACTTCGGCACAAACCCCGACGGCTACGGGCCCCTCCTGGAGAGATACTTCTTGGGCTCCACAG GTGTGACAGTGACAGTGCCGCCTGacatccccctcctcctctcgcTGGAGAGCGACAGGCACTTCTGCCTGGCCACGCCGGCGGGCAGGGCCGCGGTGCCCCTGCGGTACCTCCTCTGCGTCAGCCCCGACGTGGCGGCCGCCCACCGGCACGTGGGCAGCCAGCTCGGGGGGCAGGCGCGGGCGCTGCCTGACACGGCCCTCCTGGG GTCTCCGATCTGGCGGTATCGCGGCCCGGAGGGTTCAGCTGCCAAAATAAAGCGAGGTTTGAGGTCACTGGCCAGGAGGCTGAAGCGGCATCGTCTTCAGGAAGGGGTCCTGGCCCTGGGGGAGCACGGCACCACCGTCCTCGCCGCTGCA GACCCCGCAGCCCCGGAGCAGAGGGGGTGGCACGGCTCGCCCCATGCCTGGGACCCCTCGGCGATGGACCCGCTGCAGCTCGCCGTCACGCTGTCCCCGTACGCCAGCATCGCCTCCCCGCTCTTCCTGCGCTCGCTGCGGGACGGCGACGCCGCGAGCCCCTGGCTGAGCCTGCGGCCCCGCTTCGGGGGCTGCTCG GTCCCGCTGCTGACCACGTGGAAGGGGCAGCTTTGCGCCCGCCTCAACGTCACCAGCGAGGCGGCCCTGAGCTGGTACCTGGCACGTGTCCGGCGCCTGCGGCAGGCGCTGGGGGCCGCGTACGTGGCCGTCGAGGGTGCCGAGGGCAACACCTTCCTGGAGCGAGCTGTCCCACCTCCCGCCGAGCTGGCAGGCGATCGGTACACCGAGGTGCTGGCGGCGGCACTGGCCACGCTGGGAAATGCCACAGTCATCAGCGCCGGTGCCAG ATCCAGTCACCTACCGCTCTTCATCCAGATGAGCCCGCGGCGCTCGGACTGGAGCCACGCTGGGCTGAAGGGCATTATTCCCTCCGTGCTGCACTACAGCCTCTTGGGCTACAACTTCTTCATCCCCGATGCAGTAg GAGGGAGCCTGGCCGGTGACGCCCCGGGGGACCCGGAGCTGTACGTGCGGTGGCTGCAGATCGTGACGTTTCTGCCCGTGATGGCCTTCAGCACGCCGCCCTGGCTCTGCTGCGACGCCTGG GTCCTGAACCTCACCCGCCAATGCATACGGAGGCACCGGGACTTCGTTGTGCCGGTCCTCATCAAGTACAGCGAGGAATGGCTTCGCGTGGGGTACCCCATCTTCCGACCAGCCTGGTGGCTCAGTCCCACAGACCCAACCGCCTTTACCGTAGAGGATGAATTTCTCATCGGAGACGAG gtCCTGGTTGCCCCAATAACAGAAAAAGGGCAAACGTGGAGAGATATCTACCTGCCTGGAGAAGGGCACCGCTGGATGGACACCACCACTGCCCGCGTGTTTGACGGAGGCACCGTCCTCAGGAATTACTCCGCCAGCCTCGCAGAGGTGCCGGTTTTTGTAAAGACCTCCTAA